The Prunus dulcis chromosome 5, ALMONDv2, whole genome shotgun sequence genomic sequence ATAGAAGCATAAGCAAGGCATAAGTCCACACAGTGGTGAAGCTACTGTGTTATATGTCCTCGTGTAGGAAATTTGTTTGGCTACAATAGCACGTGAATTACAACAGCTTTGACAGAGTTCTTCCTGTGtttttattgatttgtttaaattttcttcGTAATGGAAATAAATCCGTTGCTCGGCCTTCTAACGCTTTTGAACTCATGCCATTATCTTCATACTGGTCTCACTTTCACTCGTCAGTTTTTGTGACATTAAATAGTTGATTACTTGCTGTTATTTTCTCTTACTCAGGCGGTTTTCTCCAGAAGCATAtggaaatttcaaataattggAATTTAGCCCCACCAAAATGATTTTCAGCTAGGAAGGATAATGTATTTGTTGTATTTGTATGATGTTATGATGTAGAAGCAGCATGTTGATATGAATTTCTGGATTTGCTGCTTTGTCACAAGATTGACAAGCATTTTGTTCTGTCTCTGTTTGATTTAACATCCATAAAATAGTGGGCATTgcaacttctctctctctctcctcccaaaatatcacttgtattaaaaaaaacataaaaaaaaaaaaaaaaagaaatgttgTGGCTGAAGGAAAAACTTCATGCATGTTTGGTGGGGTGGTTTCGGACTCAACCCTTCATAGAAGCCCATGGAAAGCAGAGAATTTCGACAAAGCCTTGGTGCTATATGTAGAAACAGATAGCAGATTTATGATTGTTGCCGTTGTTTTATGTGAACTAGAGTCTCCTTTAGTAGGTCTTGGGTGGGGCGGTCCCTCGTGCGATGACTCTTGCAAGAAAGGGACCCTGCATTGATTGAGAGTGGTTGCACTGGTGACGTGGTCAGACTGCCCCACCCAAAACCTTTGAGCCATGAGATAACGTTGAGGTTGTTGGGGGAGTCAATCAGAACTCGCTCCTCTCAGACTAAATCAAAATAGGCTAGAATGCTTCTATCGATAGAGTATAGAATTGTGATGGAACTTTGTTTCCGGCCAATCAACAATATATGGAGTGGCTGGCTGAGGTCTGTGTAGTAGATTGTAGACCATCGGTGGAGTGATCATGTTGGATTGGTCGTATGTCCCAAGATCAACACAAATAACATCATATTAAGTTGAGCAAGTGTATTCTGGACTATGACAATGGCAGTTCAATAGTCTTCCATAATCTATTGTATTATTTGttggaaaacagaaaacaaaaaacgtagACAATCATGCGCAAAGCAAACAAGccacaattttcttttacctTAATTCCAGGTTCTCCCCcatctttaaaagaaaatgtcaGTGGTAAAAGACATAGTTTTAGGTGTTTCTAAAaatttaccctttttttttttgaactttcAAAAGAAGGTAAAAGAGAAgtagaaaaaagaagataaaagagAATGTAGCTCGCTTTTAAAAATAggataaaattatttaaagcCTTAGAAAATCTAGTGGAAGGAAAgataagagaagaaaagaagaataagaaggAAATGAACTAATAAAGCAAGCAAAGCAATTAAACATAATCAACCAAGTCGTCAGTGGAAGAGCAGCAAGTTTTATTGACAAAAGGGTGGTCAAGAAGCTCATCAACAGTTGCTCTCTTCCTCCAATCCTTCTCCACACATCTCCAAATGAAACTCCGAAACTCTGGGGATGCCGTCTCCGGCATCTCCACCCCCTCTCCAAAGCATATCACACACATTAAAGTTGCCCAATCTGGTTTCTGCTCAGGAGTAATCAGTGGGAAACGACCCATGTGACATTGCAACACCACCAATCCAAGTGACCACACATCACCGGCAAACCCATCCGCATTATCACCGCCCCACCTCTCTGGATCAAACCTTTCAGGACTCATGTACGCATAAGTGCCCATGTAGGAGTCGCACGCCTCACGGGCACCTGCCACAACATGGCTCACCCCGAAATCTGCAATTTTCACTTGGCCTCTACCATTTATGAGCAGGTTTGAGGGCTTGATGTCCCTATGCACTATCTGCATGGCATGCAGATAGTGCAGTCCTTGAAGGACACGCTTTGCCACGCTAGAAATTACGTGCTCAGGCAATCTCTTGC encodes the following:
- the LOC117627564 gene encoding mitogen-activated protein kinase kinase 10-like, whose product is MKLVRERRHQQALRLSPLPPDVTPVAADHFRQQRTTTPTSTPDSPANIENLSDLEKLEVLGHGNGGTVYKVCHEKTSTIYALKVLRFDHNGTGILQQAAREAEILKLVDSPYVIRCHGVFDNNGFMSSTSDHNDGGGDLCFVMEYMEGGSLLDVLRARKRLPEHVISSVAKRVLQGLHYLHAMQIVHRDIKPSNLLINGRGQVKIADFGVSHVVAGAREACDSYMGTYAYMSPERFDPERWGGDNADGFAGDVWSLGLVVLQCHMGRFPLITPEQKPDWATLMCVICFGEGVEMPETASPEFRSFIWRCVEKDWRKRATVDELLDHPFVNKTCCSSTDDLVDYV